In Agromyces sp. 3263, a single genomic region encodes these proteins:
- a CDS encoding phosphatase PAP2 family protein produces the protein MTETTERPGRLRRFHERFIVEERVVPASAKRNLYIVAIVLIVVGLAAFLFIFDSVLEADDISTVDKPIEHWLDGTHADWLTTVMIVLATVFGPIAMPIIILVTTVAWGILAKHAWRPLLLAGGMLLGVIIVQVLAPIISRERPPVGDMMLEIDHTSSFPSGHVMGVADFLFITTYLVFSRHRRPVIMVLAFIGASVIVLLTAACRIYLGYHWATDALASIALSLVVLGIVIAVDTWRTVRVGTPAEVDASEADQEE, from the coding sequence ATGACGGAGACGACGGAGCGACCCGGCCGGTTGCGGCGCTTCCACGAGCGGTTCATCGTCGAGGAGCGCGTCGTCCCGGCATCCGCCAAGCGCAACCTCTACATCGTCGCGATCGTGCTGATCGTCGTCGGACTCGCCGCGTTCCTCTTCATCTTCGACTCCGTGCTCGAGGCCGACGACATCTCGACCGTCGACAAGCCGATCGAGCACTGGCTCGACGGCACCCACGCCGACTGGCTCACGACGGTGATGATCGTGCTCGCCACCGTGTTCGGGCCGATCGCGATGCCGATCATCATCCTCGTCACGACGGTGGCCTGGGGCATCCTCGCGAAGCACGCGTGGCGGCCGCTGCTGCTCGCCGGCGGCATGCTCCTCGGCGTCATCATCGTGCAGGTGCTCGCGCCGATCATCTCCCGCGAGCGTCCGCCCGTCGGCGACATGATGCTCGAGATCGACCACACCTCCTCGTTCCCGTCGGGTCACGTGATGGGCGTGGCCGACTTCCTCTTCATCACGACCTACCTCGTCTTCTCGCGGCACCGCAGGCCCGTCATCATGGTGCTCGCGTTCATCGGGGCATCCGTCATCGTGCTGCTGACCGCGGCCTGCCGGATCTACCTCGGCTACCACTGGGCGACCGACGCGCTCGCCTCCATCGCGCTGTCGCTCGTGGTGCTCGGCATCGTCATCGCCGTCGACACCTGGCGCACCGTGCGCGTCGGCACTCCGGCCGAGGTGGATGCGTCGGAGGCGGACCAGGAGGAGTGA
- a CDS encoding phosphatase PAP2 family protein, with protein sequence MDEHAQADADPVDREPHALDPASTAPAPVKVARFWPVVSGGVALALVVVLAFVIFYRERDKPFGFEVEYMSGLAANRADWLTTPALVFNAIGGGLLSTFAVPAVIIGGLLLFRRPWGAAYYLAATIASATVTRVIKVMVARPRPEEILVQPDFGSFPSGHSANAAVTAAALGLIFLRTWVWVTGAIYTLLMMLSRTYLGAHWISDTIGGLLVGVGVAVIIWAPFANKLYREHRMPHPPIWVRARHPSEAASAPAGAPDRSPEDSASRGG encoded by the coding sequence ATGGACGAGCACGCGCAGGCGGACGCCGACCCGGTCGACCGCGAACCGCACGCGCTCGATCCGGCCTCCACCGCGCCGGCTCCGGTGAAGGTCGCTCGGTTCTGGCCTGTGGTGTCGGGCGGCGTGGCGCTCGCGCTCGTCGTGGTGCTCGCCTTCGTCATCTTCTACCGCGAACGCGACAAGCCCTTCGGCTTCGAGGTCGAGTACATGTCGGGGCTCGCCGCGAACCGCGCCGACTGGCTGACGACGCCCGCGCTCGTGTTCAACGCCATCGGGGGCGGGCTCCTCTCGACGTTCGCGGTGCCGGCCGTGATCATCGGCGGGCTGCTGCTGTTCCGCAGGCCGTGGGGCGCCGCGTACTACCTCGCGGCCACCATCGCGAGCGCGACCGTGACGCGGGTGATCAAGGTCATGGTGGCCCGGCCGCGCCCCGAGGAGATCCTGGTGCAACCCGACTTCGGCTCGTTCCCGTCGGGGCACAGCGCCAATGCGGCGGTGACGGCGGCCGCCCTGGGCCTCATCTTCCTGCGCACCTGGGTCTGGGTGACCGGCGCGATCTACACGCTGCTCATGATGCTCAGTCGCACCTACCTCGGCGCCCACTGGATCTCCGACACGATCGGCGGCCTGCTCGTCGGCGTCGGGGTCGCGGTGATCATCTGGGCGCCGTTCGCCAACAAGCTCTACCGAGAACATCGGATGCCGCACCCGCCTATCTGGGTGCGGGCGCGGCACCCCTCCGAGGCTGCATCGGCACCCGCGGGCGCGCCCGATCGCTCGCCTGAGGACTCGGCGTCGAGGGGCGGCTGA
- a CDS encoding PPOX class F420-dependent oxidoreductase produces the protein MADELSRIGAETYMLLTTFRKDGTPVSTPVWVADADGELLVWTERKTGKVKRIRRDGRVTIAPCSFRGKPRGAPVDAHARLLTDEGIGRTQAAIERKYGWLGRVLTRGAARLNGPESVIGIAITR, from the coding sequence ATGGCCGACGAGCTCTCCCGCATCGGCGCGGAGACGTACATGCTGCTCACGACGTTCCGCAAGGACGGCACGCCCGTGTCGACGCCGGTGTGGGTCGCCGATGCCGACGGCGAGCTCCTCGTGTGGACGGAGCGGAAGACCGGCAAGGTCAAGCGCATCCGCCGCGACGGGCGGGTCACCATCGCGCCATGCAGCTTCCGGGGCAAGCCCCGCGGCGCCCCGGTGGACGCGCACGCGCGCCTCCTCACCGACGAGGGCATCGGCCGCACGCAGGCGGCGATCGAGCGCAAGTACGGCTGGCTCGGCCGCGTGCTCACTCGTGGTGCGGCGCGCCTGAACGGCCCCGAGTCGGTGATCGGCATCGCGATCACCCGGTGA